A window from Streptomyces sp. NBC_00335 encodes these proteins:
- a CDS encoding peptidase inhibitor family I36 protein: MIRRALKPLITVAAVLGLTSFVIPALASATPAVVTAADAGTMPHAVEDLPDGPPAPDWPTCETGRMCVYSDSDGNGTAQTYGPDSPQVSLAEWNDQISSVHNNSPYWACVYEDPSYGGTVQALPPDSKSNLATSPGTLNGKVSSHKLAKSQAGCFTGFERCQSGNLCLFAEPGGRGQMTATRSDMAQYNATWNDRVASVANHTGSHTCFYADPNHSGVFTGTAYGKFVVLKGDSTVIPDPFDAHLSSHKLVTGTDQC, from the coding sequence GTGATACGACGCGCCCTGAAGCCGCTCATCACCGTGGCCGCCGTCCTGGGACTCACCTCCTTCGTCATACCGGCCCTGGCCTCCGCCACGCCCGCTGTGGTCACCGCCGCGGACGCCGGCACCATGCCCCATGCCGTCGAAGATCTCCCCGACGGCCCTCCGGCGCCCGACTGGCCGACCTGTGAGACGGGCCGTATGTGCGTGTACTCCGACAGCGATGGCAACGGCACGGCCCAGACGTACGGCCCGGACAGCCCGCAGGTGTCCCTGGCGGAGTGGAACGACCAGATCTCTTCGGTCCACAACAACTCGCCGTACTGGGCGTGCGTGTACGAGGACCCCTCCTACGGCGGCACCGTGCAGGCGCTGCCTCCCGATTCCAAGAGCAACCTCGCCACTTCCCCCGGCACGCTGAACGGCAAGGTCAGCTCCCACAAGCTGGCCAAATCCCAAGCCGGCTGTTTCACCGGCTTCGAGCGGTGCCAGAGCGGTAACCTCTGCCTGTTCGCCGAGCCGGGCGGTCGCGGTCAGATGACCGCCACTCGCAGCGACATGGCGCAGTACAACGCCACCTGGAACGACCGGGTGGCATCGGTCGCCAACCACACCGGTTCGCACACGTGCTTCTACGCCGACCCGAACCACTCCGGCGTGTTCACCGGGACGGCATACGGGAAGTTCGTGGTGCTCAAGGGCGACAGCACCGTAATCCCCGATCCGTTCGACGCCCACCTCTCTTCCCACAAGCTCGTCACCGGGACGGATCAGTGCTGA